A single genomic interval of Rhododendron vialii isolate Sample 1 chromosome 3a, ASM3025357v1 harbors:
- the LOC131320260 gene encoding uncharacterized protein LOC131320260 yields the protein MSAVVCGKRSSFFEDLPSSPPKAVSSSKRIRCSSSSPVRFSPPRPAAASPFSLTSSFSSHSSALDLLSALFPDMDKQLLERALKECGDDLDLAIRRLNELRLGATENLGSDASNSHIAEEEKVQSQAAGIGGVNANGDVASAGDPLPPQNLPMGGADWVELFVREMMNASNMDDARARASRALEVLEKSICGRVTAEAAQTFRQENNMLKEQVEALIHENAVLKRAVSIQHERQKEFEDRGQELHHLKQMVSQYQEQLRTLEVNNYALTMHLKQAQQSNSIPGRFHPDVF from the exons ATGTCTGCCGTAGTGTGCGGAAAGAGATCATCCTTCTTCGAAGACCTCCCGTCGTCTCCTCCCAAGGCAGTATCATCGTCCAAGAGAATCCGCTGTTCGTCTTCGTCGCCCGTCCGGTTCTCTCCTCCGAGGCCCGCCGCAGCCTCTCCGTTTAGCTTGACGTCGTCGTTTTCGTCTCATTCGTCGGCCCTTGACCTCCTTTCAGCTCTCTTCCCTGACATGGACAAACAG CTTCTCGAGAGAGCGCTCAAAGAATGTGGCGATGACCTGGATTTGGCAATCAGACGTTTGAATGAACTACGATTGGGAGCCACCGAAAATCTGGGCTCAGATGCAAGCAACTCTCACATTGCAGAGGAAGAAAAAGTGCAATCCCAAGCTGCAGGAATAG GCGGGGTGAATGCCAATGGAGATGTTGCATCTGCTGGGGATCCACTGCCTCCGCAGAACCTCCCCATGGGTGGTGCAGATTGGGTGGAGCTCTTTGTTAGAGAAATGATGAATGCTTCCAATATGGACGATGCTAGGGCTCGTGCATCCAGAGCACTTGAGGTCTTGGAGAAGTCTATTTGTGGACGAGTAACTGCAGAGGCAGCCCAGACCTTCCGTCAG GAAAACAATATGCTCAAGGAACAAGTGGAAGCATTGATTCACGAGAATGCTGTTCTTAAACGAGCAGTTTCTATACAACATGAGCGCCAAAAAGAGTTTGAGGATAGGGGTCAGGAGTTGCATCATTTGAAGCAGATGGTATCTCAGTACCAGGAGCAGCTAAGAACTCTTGAG GTCAACAATTATGCTCTGACGATGCACCTCAAGCAGGCTCAGCAGAGCAACTCCATTCCGGGGCGTTTCCATCCCGATGTCTTCTAA